A window from Leptothermofonsia sichuanensis E412 encodes these proteins:
- a CDS encoding sulfite exporter TauE/SafE family protein encodes MLTTIIGHLLAILIGISLGLIGGGGSILAAPVLIYIMAVPAKSAFAMTLVIVGFASLIGAIPHWRQGNVNPKIIALFAPASMLGAYLGARLASLPFITHTIQLITFGVMMLIASITMIRKGASKSETSFNKVDHHDHHAVIRKWLAIALEGLGVGTLTGFIGIGGGFLVIPVLVLLGKTPMKEAVGTSLIILALKSVAGFAGYFGHVPIDWNLLLSFTIASSAGILLGSYLNQFMSAKQLEKGFGYFVLAVAIFVLIKR; translated from the coding sequence ATGTTGACAACTATTATTGGTCACTTGCTGGCAATTCTTATTGGCATCAGCTTGGGATTGATTGGTGGGGGTGGATCAATCTTGGCGGCTCCTGTTCTGATCTACATCATGGCCGTTCCAGCAAAATCTGCTTTTGCGATGACTCTGGTAATTGTGGGATTTGCGAGCTTGATTGGTGCCATTCCTCACTGGCGGCAGGGCAATGTCAATCCTAAAATTATTGCTCTATTTGCGCCTGCTTCGATGCTAGGAGCTTATTTAGGAGCGCGGCTGGCCTCGTTGCCATTCATTACACACACGATTCAATTGATTACCTTTGGGGTTATGATGCTGATTGCCTCAATCACGATGATTCGCAAAGGAGCCAGCAAATCGGAAACATCGTTCAACAAAGTTGATCATCACGATCACCATGCCGTTATTCGTAAATGGTTGGCGATCGCTTTAGAAGGTCTTGGGGTCGGCACGCTCACGGGCTTCATTGGCATTGGCGGCGGGTTTCTGGTAATTCCGGTCCTGGTGCTGCTTGGAAAAACCCCCATGAAAGAAGCTGTCGGAACATCCCTGATTATTTTGGCCTTAAAGTCTGTTGCTGGATTTGCCGGGTACTTTGGTCACGTTCCGATTGATTGGAATTTGCTATTGTCTTTCACGATCGCATCCAGTGCAGGGATTCTTTTGGGATCCTACTTGAATCAATTTATGAGTGCCAAACAACTTGAGAAAGGATTCGGTTACTTTGTCTTAGCAGTTGCTATCTTTGTTCTGATTAAACGATAG
- a CDS encoding NAD(P)/FAD-dependent oxidoreductase, protein MSLTAQQTQSTQLAEQINQNLSAPEAIAPPVKHHQIVIVGGGAAGITVAAQLLKRNRSLDIAIMEPSDKHYYQPGWTLVGGGVAPIDKFIRDEKDVIPKGATWIQARVVKLDPDRDTVITEAGQTIEYDYLVLCPGIQIDWHLIKGLKEALGQGGVTSNYSKDYAPYTWETIQAFKGGNALFTYPATPIKCGGAPQKVMYMADDIFKRKSGVGVSTTVMFCTVGASMFAVPEYSASLDKVVARRGIVTKFNHNLKEIKADTQEAIFDVTTDDGVEEISIHYDMIHVAPPMSAPDFIKHSPLAVSGTGGWVDVDKTTLQHTRYANVFSLGDASSLPTSKTAAAARKQAPIVVQNLLSLMQAQPMAAEYDGYTCCPLITGYNSTIMAEFAYGGKLAPSFPLDPTQERYSMYLAKAHVLPWLYWNRMLKGEGFEADIFKPINKLLRR, encoded by the coding sequence GTGTCACTGACTGCACAGCAAACCCAATCGACGCAACTTGCTGAACAGATTAATCAAAATCTCTCGGCTCCTGAGGCGATCGCCCCTCCGGTGAAGCACCACCAAATCGTGATTGTGGGGGGAGGGGCAGCCGGAATTACGGTTGCAGCCCAACTGCTGAAGCGCAACCGCAGCCTGGATATTGCCATTATGGAACCGTCTGACAAACACTATTACCAACCGGGCTGGACGCTGGTGGGCGGCGGTGTGGCTCCCATTGACAAATTCATTCGGGATGAAAAAGATGTCATTCCCAAAGGGGCAACCTGGATTCAAGCGCGTGTGGTGAAACTTGATCCCGATCGCGATACGGTTATTACCGAAGCAGGACAAACCATTGAGTATGATTATCTGGTGCTGTGTCCCGGCATTCAAATTGACTGGCATCTGATCAAAGGCTTAAAAGAAGCGTTGGGTCAAGGCGGAGTCACCAGCAACTACTCTAAAGACTACGCCCCCTACACCTGGGAAACCATCCAGGCTTTCAAAGGTGGAAATGCCCTCTTCACCTATCCCGCTACGCCGATTAAGTGTGGCGGTGCCCCTCAAAAAGTGATGTACATGGCAGATGACATCTTCAAGCGCAAGAGCGGTGTAGGAGTCAGCACGACCGTGATGTTTTGTACTGTTGGGGCGTCTATGTTTGCTGTACCAGAATATTCTGCCTCTCTGGATAAAGTGGTGGCGAGACGCGGCATTGTCACCAAATTCAACCACAACCTCAAGGAAATCAAGGCAGATACACAAGAAGCAATTTTTGATGTCACCACGGATGATGGCGTTGAAGAAATCAGCATTCACTACGACATGATCCACGTCGCTCCCCCCATGAGTGCCCCTGATTTTATCAAACACAGTCCACTAGCCGTGTCTGGAACTGGCGGTTGGGTGGATGTTGATAAAACAACGCTGCAACACACCCGCTATGCCAATGTATTTTCGTTAGGCGATGCATCTTCTTTGCCCACCTCTAAAACGGCGGCAGCGGCTCGGAAACAAGCGCCTATCGTTGTCCAGAACCTGCTATCTTTGATGCAAGCGCAGCCGATGGCAGCAGAATATGATGGCTACACCTGCTGCCCCCTGATCACAGGTTACAACTCAACGATCATGGCAGAGTTTGCCTACGGGGGAAAGCTGGCTCCCTCGTTTCCCCTCGATCCCACCCAGGAACGCTACTCGATGTATTTGGCAAAAGCTCATGTCTTGCCCTGGCTTTACTGGAATCGGATGCTGAAGGGTGAAGGATTTGAAGCGGATATTTTCAAACCCATCAACAAGTTGCTCCGCCGCTAG
- a CDS encoding IS4 family transposase has protein sequence MQQITEFRQVLQPLLGWHGARLAFVAQFLIALLRTRTVNLSELAASFCGSAQIPSNYKRLQRFFSDFDLDYAAIARAVVCLMGIPQPWVLAIDRTEWSFGGSVFNILTLGICHQGISFPVVFLMLDNRGNSNTQERIDLLNEFFTIFGEDVRLRCLTSDREFVGREWIGYLLEDEPIPFRGRIRETETLSDGSKALNGRVLFADLKAGETKILRKRRQVWGHWVYVVGLRLDTQELLILVTNHSPHSALKDYALRWNLETLFGAFKTRGFCLEATHFIDDYRVRKLFALLTLALCWVMRTGVWRQAHKTIQLKSHGRKAQSLFRYGLDYLHNLLVNLDHKLDEFLDNLKLLSCT, from the coding sequence ATGCAACAGATTACCGAATTTCGCCAAGTTTTGCAGCCCCTCCTCGGTTGGCATGGTGCGCGGCTGGCATTTGTGGCTCAATTTCTGATCGCCCTGCTACGAACCCGTACGGTGAATCTGAGCGAATTGGCTGCTAGCTTTTGTGGTTCCGCCCAAATTCCGTCGAACTACAAGCGTCTCCAGCGCTTCTTTAGCGACTTTGATCTCGATTATGCGGCGATTGCCCGTGCCGTGGTCTGCCTGATGGGGATCCCGCAGCCTTGGGTGCTCGCCATAGACCGCACCGAATGGAGCTTTGGCGGTAGCGTTTTCAACATTCTCACCCTGGGCATTTGCCATCAGGGTATTTCCTTTCCGGTGGTGTTTCTGATGCTGGACAACCGCGGCAATTCCAACACCCAAGAGCGCATCGATTTGCTCAACGAATTCTTCACGATTTTTGGCGAGGATGTCCGCCTGCGGTGCCTGACGAGCGACCGCGAATTTGTTGGGCGGGAGTGGATTGGCTATTTGCTCGAAGATGAGCCAATCCCGTTTCGGGGGCGGATTCGCGAAACTGAAACGCTCAGTGATGGCAGCAAAGCCCTGAATGGCCGCGTCCTCTTTGCCGATCTCAAAGCGGGTGAAACCAAGATTTTACGCAAACGCCGTCAAGTGTGGGGACATTGGGTGTATGTCGTTGGTCTGCGGCTTGACACCCAGGAATTACTGATTTTGGTCACCAACCATTCACCCCATTCAGCCCTCAAAGATTACGCCCTGCGGTGGAATTTAGAAACCCTGTTCGGTGCGTTCAAAACTCGGGGCTTCTGCCTCGAAGCGACCCATTTTATTGATGACTACCGAGTCCGCAAGCTCTTTGCGCTCCTCACATTGGCGTTATGTTGGGTGATGCGAACGGGGGTGTGGCGGCAGGCGCACAAAACGATTCAACTCAAGTCCCATGGGCGCAAAGCCCAGAGTCTATTCCGATATGGCTTAGATTACTTGCACAACCTACTCGTTAATCTTGACCATAAATTAGATGAGTTCTTGGACAATCTCAAACTTTTGTCCTGTACTTAG
- a CDS encoding MBL fold metallo-hydrolase, translating to MMLFRQLFDQDTWTYTYLIADPKTREAVLVDSVIEQVERDYKLINELRLTLKYCLETHVHADHITGAGKLRELTGCETIVPENAQVDCANRHIQHGEILNVGEIKIQAIATPGHTDSHMAYLVNGDRVLTGDALFIRGCGRTDFQSGDAGTLYDSVTKNLFTLPDGTLVYPAHDYRGHSVSTIAEEEQWNPRFRGRTRDQFIEFMNGLNLPDPKKIMEAVPANEKCGNVLMIG from the coding sequence ATGATGCTGTTTCGCCAATTGTTTGATCAAGACACCTGGACTTACACCTATCTGATTGCTGACCCCAAGACCAGGGAAGCAGTTTTGGTTGACTCAGTGATTGAGCAGGTCGAGCGTGATTACAAGCTGATTAATGAGTTGAGATTAACCTTGAAATACTGTCTGGAAACCCATGTCCACGCTGACCATATTACGGGAGCCGGAAAACTGCGGGAGTTGACGGGCTGTGAAACCATTGTGCCGGAGAACGCTCAGGTTGACTGTGCCAACCGCCACATCCAGCATGGGGAAATCTTGAACGTCGGTGAGATTAAAATTCAGGCGATCGCCACTCCAGGACATACTGACAGCCATATGGCCTATCTGGTAAATGGCGACAGAGTGTTGACGGGCGATGCTCTGTTTATTCGCGGCTGCGGTCGGACTGATTTTCAGAGCGGTGATGCAGGCACGTTATATGACTCTGTGACCAAGAACCTGTTTACACTGCCAGATGGCACACTGGTGTATCCTGCCCATGACTATCGTGGTCACAGTGTTTCTACAATCGCCGAAGAAGAACAGTGGAATCCTCGCTTCAGGGGGCGAACTCGCGATCAGTTCATTGAGTTTATGAATGGGCTAAATCTTCCTGATCCGAAAAAAATCATGGAAGCAGTTCCAGCAAATGAAAAGTGTGGCAATGTCCTTATGATTGGCTAG
- a CDS encoding ArsR/SmtB family transcription factor, whose amino-acid sequence MPTKSAKRPVAVQEKAPKVSVAKAMDAKAVDAKAVDECGISKLTPEALSLMADFFKVLSEVSRLQIVCSLKTGAKNVTEIIEETELGQANVSKHLKMLTQAGVVAREQRGVCVYYRIANPFLFELCDLVCDALIMQVEQQSQQLQQLSKLRQSR is encoded by the coding sequence ATGCCTACAAAGTCAGCCAAGAGACCTGTTGCTGTTCAGGAGAAAGCGCCAAAAGTGAGTGTGGCAAAAGCAATGGATGCAAAGGCAGTGGATGCAAAGGCAGTAGATGAGTGTGGCATTTCCAAACTCACTCCCGAAGCATTGAGCCTGATGGCAGATTTCTTCAAAGTTTTATCAGAGGTGAGTCGGCTTCAAATCGTCTGTTCCCTGAAAACAGGCGCGAAGAATGTGACGGAGATTATCGAAGAAACAGAATTAGGACAGGCAAATGTTTCTAAGCATCTGAAGATGCTGACTCAAGCCGGGGTAGTTGCCCGTGAGCAGCGTGGGGTTTGCGTTTACTATCGCATTGCCAATCCATTTCTGTTTGAACTTTGCGATCTGGTTTGTGATGCGTTGATAATGCAAGTCGAACAGCAGAGCCAACAGCTTCAGCAACTGTCGAAGTTAAGACAGAGCCGCTAA